AAATCAGCGACCGCGGCGCTTTTTGGCGACGCCGGAAAACACCACGTGCAGGTCGGTGGAGGCGGAGTCGCCGTCCAGATTGAGCTTGGCTTCGATGTGATTCAGGTGCTCGGTCATTTGTTGCATGGCCGTGTCCTTGTCGCCGGACTCAATGGCATTCAACAGGATTTCGTGCTCATTAAAGGAGCAATGGGCCTGATGACCGACTTCGTACTGGGCAATAATCAACGAGGTCTGGGACACCACGCTGCGCTGAAAGTTGAGCAGCGGCGTATTATTGGCCATGTGCGCCAGCTCCAGGTGAAATTCACCGGACAGGCGAATGCCGCTGCCCCGGTCGCCCCGGGCAAAGGCGTCCTGCTCTTCCTTGACCATGGCGCGCATGCGGGCCAGGCTCTCGGGTGTGGCGTTCTGCACCGCCAGCTCGGTAACCGCCAGCTCCACCACGCGGCGGGCGGCAAAGATCTGCCGGGCTTCTTCAACGCTGGGTGCGGCCACCACGGCGCCCCGGTTGGGACGAATGATCACCACCTGCTCATGAGACAGGCGCAGCAGGGCGCGCCGAATAATGGTACGGCTGACCCCGAAGATGTCTCCCAAGGCTTCCTCGCTGAGCTTGGTGCCGGGCGCCAGGCGTTGCTCCAGAATAGCGTCAAAGATATGCTCGTAGACGATATCGTCCTGGGTGTTTGAGCTCGACTTGACAGGTCTTGGCTCCAGTTGACTGAGTGAACTCATGCTTTGGTTTCCGTTTGCGATCCTGGCTCGGCGGCATTGGCATGCCGTCTCCACCATTATCAGTTAAAAAATTGTTACATTACACGTATACAATCTAACGCGGTTTTTGCCGTTACGACAGCCGCAATGTCCAAGTCTGTGACTGAACACAAAAAACGCCCGGCCCGGGCGTTTTTTCGTGCTCGAATCACCCGTATGCGCTAGTTGGCGACATCCCGTCTGTGCCGGCATTCGCCGTAAACATGGGTTTCGGCAATGGCCCTGTCATCGCCCAGCATCATCAGCACAAACAGCTTTTCAAACAAAGTCTGCGCATTTTGTATACGTGCCTTCATCAGCGGAGTCGCGTGCAGGTCGATCACCAGGAAGTCGGCCTCCTTGCCCGGCTGCAGGTTGCCCAGCCGGTCGTCCAGGCGCAGCGACTCTGCCCCGCCGAGGGTAGCCAGGTAAAAGGCCTTGAGCGGATGCAGCTTCTGCTGCTGCAGCTGCTGAATCTTGTAGGCTTCGTTGATGGTCTGCAGCATCGAAAAGCTGGTGCCGGCGCCCACGTCGGTGCCCAGGCCCACGCGAATGCGGTGTTGCTCGGCCGAGGTCAGGTCGAACAGGCCGGAGCCCAGGAACAGGTTGGAAGTCGGGCAAAAGGAAATCACCGAGTCCGTTTCCCCCATGCGCTCGCTCTCTTCCTGCTCCAGGTGTACCGCATGGGCAAACACCGAGCGCTCGCCGAGCAGGCCGAAGTGGTCATAGACGTCCAGGTAACCCTTTTGTTCGGGGAACAGCGACTTGACCCATTCGATCTCCTGCTTGTTTTCCGACAGGTGGGTCTGCATGTAGAGATCGTCATACTCGCTCATCAGCCGCCCGGCCACGGTCAGCTGCTCGGCGGTGCTGGTCGGGGCGAAGCGCGGCGTTACCGCATAGAGCTGGCGTCCGTTCTTGTGCCAACGCTCGATCAGCGCCTTGCTGTCGGCGTAGGACGATTCGGGGGTGTCCAGCAGGTAGTCGGGGGCGTGGCGGTCCATCATCACCTTGCCGGCGATCATGCGGGTATTGCGCCGGGACGATTCGGTGAAAAAGGCATCCACCGCCTGCGGGTGCACGGTACCGAACACCATGGCGGTAGTGGTGCCGTTGCGCAGCAGCTCGTCGAGAAACAGCCCGGCCACACGGGCGGCGTGGGCCGGCTCGGCAAACTTGCGCTCCTCCGGAAAGGTGTAGTTATTGAGCCAGTCGAGCAGCTGGTCGCCGTATGAAGCGATCATCTCGGTCTGGGGAAAATGAATATGGGTATCGATAAAGCCCGGCGTGATCAGCCGATTTTCCAGCGTAATCACTTGCGTACCGGCGGGCAGCCGGTCCAGCACTTCCGGTGCCGGTCCCACATCCTGAACATGGCCGTCGGCCACCACCAGCACACCATCTTCGTGCCAGACGAAGGAATCATCGAGGCCGACCCTGGCCGGGTCACCCAGGCTGTACAAAATGGCGGCGCGGTAGGCTACGGGTTGCGTCATCTCTGCGCGTCTCCTTGAAATCAATAAAATCAGGCGTGCTCGGCCTGAATGGCGGCGGGGCTCGCCTCAGCAATGGCGGCCGCGTCACCGGCCTGATAGGCGGCGATCAGCTGACCGGCCACAGACACGGCGATCTCCGCCGGGTGTTTGCCGGCCACCTCGGGCAGGCCGATGGGGCAGATCATGCCGGCCAGGGCGGCGTCGTCAAAGCCCCGCTCCTTCAGCCGGTAATCAAAGCGCTTACGCTTGGTGCGCGAGCCGATCACGCCGAAATAGCGGGCATCCTTGCGCTTGAGAATGCGGGCGCACAGTTCAAGATCAAGCTGGTGGTTGTGGGTCATCACCAGGTAGTAACTGCCGGTTGGCTGATCATCCACCTCGTCCACCGGATCCTCGCTGACCAGGGCGGTCACCCCTTCGGGCAGCTCGGCGGGAAACTCCTCGGCCCGTGAGTCCACCCAGGTAATGCGAAACGGCAGCGTCGCCAGTACATGTACCAGTGCCTTGGCCACATGGCCGGCGCCGAACAGCACCAGGTGATGACGCGGCCGCACCACCGGCTCCAGCATGATGGTGGCCATGCCGCCGCAGCACTGGCCCAGGCTGGCGCCCAGGTTGAAGCGCTCGATGCGCATGTGCTGTTCGCCACCGGCCAGCATTTGCCGTGCCAGCTCCAGCGCCTTGTATTCCAGGTGGCCGCCGCCGATGGTGGCGTAACAGCCCTCTTCGGTCACCAGCATTTTGGTACCGCTGTCACGGGGGGTGGAGCCCTTGTGCTCCACCACGGTGACCATGACGCAGGGTTCGCCCCGCTGCTCCAGCTCGGCCAGGGTTCGAATCCAGTTGTCCTTGAACATGTGTCGCTCCCGGGGCGGCGCACCGCCCCTCTGGTATGCAGATTGCCGGCCGGTTACTTGATGGAAACCGCGTCAGTGGCAGCGGCCTCTTCCTGCTCCACCAGCCCTCGCATTTGCTCCACCGCCCACAGCACCCGCTCGGGCGTGGCCGGCGCGTCGATGTGGGGGTAACGCAGGTAACCGGACACGCTGGCCACGGCGTCTTTCAGCGCACACCACACCGCCATGCCCAGCATGAAGGGTGGCTCGCCCACGGCCTTGGAGTGGAACACGGTGTCTTCCGGGTTCTTGCGGTTTTCCACCAGCTTGACGCGGAATTCCGTCGGCATGTCGGCCACCGCCGGAATCTTGTAGCTGGCGGGGCCACTGGTCATCAGCCGGCCCTGCTCGTTCCATACCAGCTCCTCGGTGGTCAGCCAGCCGGCGCCCTGAATAAAGGCACCTTCCACCTGGCCGATGTCGATGGCCGGGTTCAGGGAGTCACCCACGTCGTGCAGAATGTCGGTGCGCAGCAGCTTGTATTCGCCGGTGAGGGTATCCACCACCACTTCCGAACAGGCGGCGCCATAGGCGAAGTAGTAGAACGGGCGGCCCGAGCCGGTGGCGTGATCGTAGTAGATCTTCGGGGTCTTGTAGAACCCGGTGCTCGACAGCGATACCTGGTTGAAGTAGGCCAGCTGCACGAACTCCTGAAACGACATCAGGGTGTGGCGAATCTGCACAAAGTTGTTCTTGAACACCACTTCTTCCGGACTGACCTGGAAGTGGCCCGCCGCCCAGTCAATCAGTCGCTGCTTGATGGTCTGGGCCGCATTCTGGGCCGCCTTGCCGTTCAGATCGGCACCACTCGACGCCGCGGTGGGTGAGGTGTTGGGCACCTTGTCGGTGTTGGTGGCGGTGATCTGAATGCGATCGATGTCCACCTGGAACTCTTCCGCCACCACCTGGGCCACCTTGATGTTGAGGCCCTGCCCCATCTCGGTGCCACCATGGTTGAGGTGAATACTGCCGTCGGTGTAGACGTGGATCAGTGCACCGGCCTGGTTGAGGAAGGTGGCGGTAAAGGAAATACCGAACTTCACCGGCGTGATGGCAATCCCTCTCTTCAGGATGGGACTGTTGGCGTTGAAGGTACGAATTTCCTCGCGGCGCTTGGCGTATTCCGACGACAACTCCAGATCCGCCACCAACTCGTGAATGATGTTGTGCTCCACCGGCTGATGGTAATGGGTGACGTTGCGCTCGGCCTTGCCATAGAAGTTAATCTTGCGGATCTCCAGGGGATCCTTGCCAAGGTGTGAGGCAATTTCGTCCATCACGTGCTCTATGGTCATCATGCCCTGAGGACCGCCAAAGCCGCGATAGGCAGTGTTGGATGCGGTGTTGGTCTTGCAGCGATGGCCGATCACGGTGGCATCGCCCAGGTAGTAGGCATTGTCGGAATGGAACATGGCCCGATCGACAATGGACGATGACAGATCCGGCGAATAACCGCAGTTACCGGCCACGGTGATTTCTGCCGCCTGAATGCGGCCATGATCATCAAAGCCGATTTTGTACTGGTTGTAGAAGGGATGACGCTTGCCGGTCATGATCATGTCTTCCATGCGCGGCAGCCGCATCTTGGCCGGGCGACCGGTGAGACGGGCCACCACGGCAGCCATGCAGGCAGGGCCGGCGGCCTGGGTTTCCTTGCCGCCGAAGCCGCCACCCATGCGGCGCATGTCGATCACCACCTTGTTCATGGGTACGCCCAGCACACTGGCCACCAGCTTCTGAACCTCGGTGGGGTTCTGGCTGGAGGTAAACACCATCATGCCGCCGTCTTCGGTGGGCACCACGGAGCTTATCTGGGTTTCCAGATAAAAATGCTCCTGACCGCCGATATGCAGGCTGCCCTCGATCACGTGCTTGGCCTTTTTCAGGCCGGCGGCGGAGTCGCCCCGCTGCTGCTTGTGGCTTTCGGTCACAAACAGCTCTTTTTCCAGGGCCTCTTCCACCGACAGCACCGCCGGCAGCTCTTCGTATTCCACAATGGCCGCCATGGCCGCCTTGCGTGCAGTTTCCAGATCATTAGCGGCTACCGCCAGCACCGGCTGGCCGTAATATTCCACCTTGCCATCGGCCAGCAGCGGATCACCGGCCAGCACCGGGCCGATGTCGAGCTCGCCGGGCACGTCTTCGGCGGTAATGGCAATGGCCACGCCGGGGAACTGGTAACAGGGGCTTACGTCCAGTTTGGTGATGCGGGCATGGGCCTTGTCGGACAGCCGGGCATACACATGCAACTGATTGGGGAATTCCAGCCGATCGTCAATGTACTGGGCTTCACCGGATACCTGCCGGGCGGCGCTGTCGTGGGGCACGCTCTTGCCCACGCCGGTTTGCAGTTCCTGTTTCATCTTCGCCATCATTTCATCGATGGTGAGCGTGTTCTGCGGTTTGTTAGACATAAGACGTCACCCTGGTTTCCAGTTTCAGATCCTGTTGCTCGATAAAGCACTTGTACAGCAGGTTGGCTGCGGTGCGAGTGCGGTATTCCTTGCTGGCACGAAAATCCGACAGCGGCTCAAAGTCGGCTTCCAGGGCCTTCATGGCGGCCTTGACCGTGGCCATGTTCCAGCTTTGGCCCAGCAGCGCCTGTTCACAGCCGGAGGCCCGCTTGGGAGTGGCGGCCATGCCGCCAAAGCCGATGCGGGCGTCGGTGACGGTGCCATTCTCGATGATCAGGTTGAAGGCACCACACACCGCGGAAATGTCGTCGTCTATCCGTTTGGACAGCTTGTACACCCTGAAGTGCTGATTGGCGGCGGGCTTGGGCACGATAATGCGCTCGATAAACTCGCCCTGCTCCTGGGCCGTCACCTTGTAGCTGAGGAAGTAGTCTTCCACCGGCAGTTCGCGCACGCGCTCACCCTTGCGCAACACCAGGGTGGCGTTCAGCGCAATCAGTACCGGCGGCGCATCGCCGATGGGCGAGGCGTTGCCGACGTTACCCCCAAGAGTGCCCTGGTTACGGATTTGCAGGGACGCAAAGCGGTGCAGCAGCTCACCGAAGTCGGGATAGTAGCGGTTCAGCGCCTCGTAGCTGTCACTCAAGGAGCGGGCGGCACCAATCACCAGGCCATCGTCGGTCTCTTCCAGGGTTTTCATGTCGGCCACGTTGCCCACATAAATCATGGTGGGCAGCTCGCGGTGGAACTGGGTCACTTCCAGCGCCAGATCGGTGCCGCCGGCCAGCAGCCGGGCATCCGGGTGCTGCTCCAGCAGGGTGGCCAGTTCGGCGCTGCTGGTGGGCGAGAAGCACACCTTGTCGTCACCGCTCAGGGTCACCAGGGTGTCGGTCTCAATTTGCGCCAGTTGCTCCACCAGCTGCTGCTCGTAGCGGGAAAAGTCATCGGCCAGTTGCGGTTGTTCGGCAATGGCCTTGGCGGCGTCCACTATGGGGCGATAGCCGGTACAGCGGCACAGGTTACCGGCCAGGGCCTCAAAGATGTCGTGCTGTCCGGCCGCCGGCTTGTTCTTGCTCAGCGCAAACATCGACATGATAAAGCCCGGGGTGCAGAAGCCGCACTGGGAGCCGTGAAAGTCGACCATGGCCTGTTGCACCGGGTGCAGGCGGCCATCCTTGGACTTGAGATCTTCCACGGTGAGCAATTGCTTGCCGTGCAGTGCCGACACAAAGGTCAGGCAAGAGTTGACCGAGCGATAACGCATGCGGTCACCGTCACGCTCGCCCAGCACCACGGTGCAGGCGCCGCAGTCACCGGAGCCGCAGCCTTCCTTGGTGCCGGTCTTGCCAACGCGGGTGCGCAGATAATTGAGCACCGTCATATTGGGGGACAGGTCCTGCTCCTGTCGCAGCTCCTGATTTAACAGAAAGGTGATCACGGCTTGCCTCCTTCAGGGTTCTGGCGCCTGGCCGAACAAATGAGTTGTTAATATCTTCACATCTAATTAAATTAAAATCTGACTCATGGGTCAACAATTATTTTACACTCAAGTTGCCGGTGCCCGCCACTTCATAGTTAACTGCCTGTTGGCACGACGGTTTCGGGCAAGCCATGAAAGGCCCGGCCTGTTTTCTTTAAGTGTAGTGGGAGCCCTGTTTATCATGTTTGAGACATCCCCAGACCGGCAGGCACACCGCGTCTTTGCCGGTGTAGCCCTGGCCATCATGCTGGGCGCGCTGGAAATCACCCTGCTGATGCCGGCCATTTCCAGCCTGGGGCGCACCTTTGACGCCCCAGCCCTGGCGCCGCTGCTGGTCAGCGGCTATCTGTTCACCATGACCCTGACCATGCCGGTATATGGCCGGCTGAGCGATCGTTTCGGCCGCCTGCCCTGCCTGCTGACGGCCATTGCCCTTTTTATATTGGGTTCGATGACCAGTGTCCTGGCCGACAGCCTGGCGCAGCTGCTGGCCACCCGGTTACTCACCGGTCTCGGTGGCGGTGGCCTGATTGCACTGTCGTTTGCGGTGATTGCCGATGTAATACCGCCTCGTCAGGTGGGCCGCTATCAGGGACTGATCTCCACCCTGTTCGCGGTATCCAGCGTGGCCGGGCCGCTGCTGGGCGCCGCCCTGATCGCCCGCTTTGACTGGCGCTGGCTATTTCTGTTCAAGCTACCCCTGGGCGTACTCGCCATGGGGCTGTGCTGGTGGGCACTGCAGGGCCTGGGACACAGGGGTACCCGCAGCAGGCCCGACCACACCGGCATGGTGCTGCTGGTGCTGGCGGGGGTGGCTTGGGGACTGTCCACCAACACCGCCGAGCTGCTGCCGGCACTGGCGCCGTGGCAGCCGCTCCTGATCGGTTCGGCCCTGCTGCTCAGCCTGTTGCTGCTGGTGCAGCAGTGGCGGCATCCTCACCCCGTGCTGCCGTTGCGGCTGCTGGGCGAGCGTCTGATGGCCATGGCAGTGCTGCTGCTGGCCTTGTCGGAAGCGGTGCGGTTGGGGTTGCTGGTGTATCTGCCCCTGGCGCTGGAGCAGCAGGGGCAGCGGCCGGAAGACACCAGCCGAGTATTGCTGTGGTTTATTCTAAGTGTCACCGCCGGCACCTTTGTCAGCGGCAAGCGCATTGCCCATGTGGGCTACTGCCGTCCCTTTCCCTGGGCCGGTGGCCTGCTGCTGGGACTGGGCTGTGGCCTGCTGTGGGGCTTGGTGAACCATGGCCTGAGCGGCCTCTGGCTGTATGGTGGTTTAATTGCCGCCGGCGTGGGCATCGGCTTTCTGATCGTGGCCTGCTCCATCGCGGTGCAGAACGCCCTGCCCGCCAGCCAGCTGGGGGCTGGGCTGGCGCTGATGAACTTCTGCCGCTCGCTGGGCGGCACCCTGGGAGTGATCTGGCTGGGCTGGCAGTATCAGCAGCAACAGGCCGACTGGTCGGCGCCGGTCTACCTGTCACTGGCCGGCTATGGCCTGGGATGTCTGCTGCTGGGTTTTATCATGCCCGACCGGGAGCTGGGCAACCAGGCCAAGAACCCCTCGAGCTGACTGTCAGGCTTCGGCCAGGGGGCTGACCCGGCAGCCTTCGATCACCATGCGGGTGATCACCTCGGCGGCCTGATCAAAGTCGGTCTCGTCGAGCTCGTCCTTGCCCAGGGCCATGGTGATCTGCCAGTTGAAGTCGGCGTAGGTCTGGGTGGATGCCCAGATGGCAAACAGCAGGTGCTTGGGCTCCAGCCGGGCCATCAGCCCCTGCTCCATCCACTGACTCAGGCGCTCGCTTAGAAAACGGGTCTGGCCGCTCAGGCGTTGAATGATGTCTTCCGGCAGGTGGGGAGCACCGTGCATGATCTCGCTGGCGAACACCTTGGAGGCATAGGGGTAATCCCGGGAGATGAGCAGCTTGGCGCGAATGTAGGCGGTCAGCGCCGTCAGCGGATCCTGATGTTCTTCAAAGGGCGCCGAGGCCGCCAGCAACGGTTCGGTGACGCTTTCCAGCACGGCCCGGTACAGGTTTTCCTTGCTGCCAAAGTAATAGTAGATATTGGGCTTGGGCAACTGCGCCAACTCGGCGATATCGGCGGTCTTGGTGGCGGCATAGCCGTGCTCGGCAAACACCCGGCTGGCTGCGCGAATAATCTTCTCTTCGTTCCTTGCTCTTATCCGTGACATAGTTATTTTTTGGCTCCGTCCACAAAATGCGGGCTTTGTTTTTGCCAACCATACCGGAATACGGTAAAAATTCATAAAAAAAACGCCCACCACAAGGTGAGCGTGAAAAAAGAGTAACCAAGGTTACCCCTCGACCAAAACAACATGTTATCCCAGCGGGGAGACAGCTCCCTCAGCTGCAATCCGCCTGCAGGCCGGCATGCTCGACGCCGGCTACCGCGCAGGCTTCATCCACATCGGACAGATCGCCGGTAATGCCGACGGCGCCGATGATGCGCTTGTTTTCATCACGAATAAGTACCCCGCCCGGCGCCGGCAGAATTTTGCCTTCGCCCAGGGTATTGAGTGACTGCATAAAGCCCGGCCGGGCTGCGGCCATTTCCGCCAGCCCGCGAGAGCTGCGTCCCAGGGCGATGGAGCCCCAGGCCTTGGCAATGGCGATATCGGGGCGCATCAGACTGGAATTGTCCTGCCGCTGCAGGGCCACCAATACGCCTGCATTGTCCAGCACAGCCACGGTCAGCGGCGCGGCCGAGACTTCCTTCGCCCGGTTCAGTGCGCCCTGAATGATCACCAGTGCCTGTTCAAGTGAAACTGTATTCATTACTTAATGACTCCCTGTCTAGCCATACTAAAGTATTACCAACTGGGCCCTAATAAAACATAAAACCGGGACAAAGTTAACAGATTTTTGTATACGTTTAATATAAAGATAATTATCTTATTACCTTTCCCACCATCCTGCGCTCGGTGTTAACATTCCCTCAGTGTGGCCTCACTGGCACATATTTTGCCTGAACTGTGCCATGGACTTTCGGGCCTGCCTGGCCCTTCCTCGGAGAGACGAACAATGCCGGAGTTGCGACAGGTTTCCACGCTGAACTGGTTGATGTGCTGGTTGATGCTCAGCTGCCTGATGATCACCCTGCTGCCCGAGCGGCTGTTTGCCGGCGCCCTGGGTACCTGGCTGGCAGATTACCGCCTGCTGTTTGTGCTGATGATGGTACTGTCGGCCACCTACTTTTTATCCATCGCGGCCATCATGCTGTTTCAGCACGTCTTTTACCGCAAGCAACGGCTGACCCGACAAAAGCTGCTGAAGGAACTGCTGGATTATCTGGACGCCAGTGAAAAGGCGGTGCTGCGGGAGTTCGTCATTCAGCGCAGAAACGTCATAAAACTGCCGGTAACCGAGCCCGCCGTCAAAAATCTGCTACAGCAGGGTATTCTCAGCCATGCCTATGGCGAGCCCGGCGACACCGTCCTGCAGGGGATTCGGCCACTGATGGTAACCCTGGAGGCCAGGCCGCTGCTCACCTTTCGCGTGCTGGGACTGAACCCGGCCAGCATGACCGACGAGCAAAAAAGTCAGATCATGAGCAACCGACCCCGCTATGCCAGCAGGCAGCTGGGCCGGGGCTGAGCCGGCACTTCAGTCGCCGGTTCTTTCCTTCAGGTAACCTTCATAATCGGGAATGCAAATGCTGAAGTCGGCGCTCATCTGAGCGCTGTTAATCAGCATGTCGGCGGTGGCGGCATTGGTGGCTACCGGAATATTCCATACCGAGGCCAGCCGCAACAACGCCTTGACGTCCGGATCATGAGGTACGGCGTTGAGCGGGTCCCAGAAGAAAATCAGCACGTCGATCTTGCCCTCGGCGATCAGCGCGCCCAGTTGCTGATCGCCGCCCATGGGGCCCGACAGCAGGCACTCGACCGGCAGCCCGACCCGACGACCGAGCATGGTGCCGGTGGTGCCGGTGGCATACAGGCGGTGGGGGCGCAGCGCCTCGGCGTGGGTGGATACCCAGTCCAGTAACTGGGATTTCTTGTGATCGTGGGCCACCAGGGCCACGTTCTTGCGGGCGGAAAGGGTTCGTTGCGTCTCTTTCATGGCTACGGCATCCTTAATGATAACTGCCCCCATGGTAGCCAAAGCTGCCTCAAATAAGCAGCCCTGCAAAACACAAAAAGCCCCCTTTCGGGGGCTTTTTCAATGATCGTGAGCTCCGGACTCAGGCCACCTCGTAATAGACGGCGTTTTTGGCGGTCTCCTCGGCCAGAATGGCTAGGGCCACGGGTATGCACTTGCCACACTGGGCACCCACACCCAACTCGCGCTTGAGATCCATAAACTCGCTATGACCCTCGGCAATGGCCTCTTTCAGCTGGCGCTCTGTAATACCCTTGCACAAACACACATACATGGAAATGTCCTCCGCTCTCAGGACAAATCTAAATGATATCAGTTATCAGTGCAAGTCAATTTTGTTGAAAAAAACGACGTCGATCACGGCGTTTTTGCCGGGTTCAGTTTCGCTGCCTGGCGGCAAGGGCATCGACTTGAGCCGACAAATCATAGCCGGCGGCGGCGCACTGCTGCAGCAGCTCGGCCACCGGCTGCCGGGAAGCCTGTGACAGCGCCCACAGGGTGATGGAACGCGTACCGCTGCGGCAAAATGCCAGCGCCGGTTGCGGGTGTGCCTGCAGTGCCTGGTCAAAACGCGCAATGGCGCCCTCGGTAAACTGACCGGAGCTGATAGGTATCCACTCCCAGGCAAAGCCCCGGGCCCTCGCCTGCTCGGCCAGTGCCTCGGCCGCCGGCTGGCCGGCGGCTTCACCGTCGGGGCGGTTGCAGAT
The Oceanimonas doudoroffii DNA segment above includes these coding regions:
- a CDS encoding TIGR01244 family sulfur transferase; amino-acid sequence: MDIKPVTANFAVADQVTTEDLPRLQALGYRTLICNRPDGEAAGQPAAEALAEQARARGFAWEWIPISSGQFTEGAIARFDQALQAHPQPALAFCRSGTRSITLWALSQASRQPVAELLQQCAAAGYDLSAQVDALAARQRN